One genomic segment of Desulforamulus reducens MI-1 includes these proteins:
- a CDS encoding EutN/CcmL family microcompartment protein, whose protein sequence is MILGKVVSSVWATRKETSLTGVKFMIVEILETLSDLEDSDKIDRRKKRKVVVAADLVGAGIGEKVLVSRGSSARQIEGLQETPVDMAIIGIIDEER, encoded by the coding sequence TTGATTTTAGGTAAGGTGGTTAGCAGCGTTTGGGCTACCCGTAAAGAAACTTCCCTGACTGGGGTTAAGTTTATGATTGTGGAGATATTGGAAACCTTGAGCGATCTGGAAGATAGCGATAAGATAGACAGGCGTAAGAAACGTAAAGTAGTTGTAGCTGCTGACCTAGTAGGGGCCGGTATTGGAGAGAAGGTGCTGGTCAGCCGCGGCAGCTCAGCTCGACAAATCGAGGGGCTCCAGGAAACGCCCGTCGATATGGCCATTATAGGAATCATTGACGAAGAAAGATAG
- a CDS encoding 4Fe-4S dicluster domain-containing protein: protein MSGDVVRAIHDAGVVGAGGAGFPTHVKTSAKVDCVIINGAECEPLLRVDQQLMRDMPRNLLKGLSMLLDAVGAKRGVIALKKKYTVAIEQLSSCITDPRIEIFKLDDFYPAGDEQVMVREVTGKSIPEAGIPLQVDCIVSNVETVLNVAASLEGQPVTDTWLTVTGRVTEPFTCQAPIGTSKREILAQAGVQKQEGLALIEGGPMMGKLVEDWDTPVTKTTKGLIVVPEDHPLVTARKAPLEVYLRQARSVCMGCARCTEMCPRNLLGHNLQPHLIMRAMAYGKADSQAIKSSLLCCECGVCEYACPMRLSPRWVNTSLKGQLVAAGIRYQGDGTEPEAAKSRDERKIPVKRLISRLALKEYDKPAPVKELANKPKKVTILLRQHIGVPCQPVVEVGDLVERGQLIGEIPEGKLGARVHASIDGVVLEQNVAQVVIQALD from the coding sequence TTGTCAGGCGATGTGGTGCGGGCAATCCATGATGCAGGCGTGGTAGGCGCCGGTGGAGCCGGCTTTCCCACCCATGTAAAAACTTCGGCGAAGGTTGACTGTGTAATCATTAACGGAGCAGAGTGCGAACCCCTACTGCGGGTAGATCAGCAGTTAATGAGAGACATGCCCCGGAATCTTTTAAAGGGCTTGTCCATGTTGCTGGACGCGGTGGGTGCCAAACGAGGCGTCATTGCACTTAAGAAAAAGTATACCGTCGCCATCGAACAGCTTTCTTCCTGTATAACTGACCCAAGGATAGAGATATTTAAGCTGGATGATTTTTATCCTGCCGGAGACGAACAGGTTATGGTTCGGGAAGTAACCGGCAAATCGATACCTGAGGCGGGCATACCTCTGCAGGTAGATTGTATTGTTAGTAATGTGGAAACCGTTTTGAATGTGGCTGCCTCCCTGGAAGGGCAACCTGTGACAGATACCTGGTTGACCGTAACAGGTCGAGTAACGGAACCCTTTACCTGTCAGGCACCAATTGGTACCTCCAAGCGGGAAATTCTGGCCCAGGCTGGAGTTCAAAAGCAAGAAGGATTGGCCCTGATCGAAGGGGGGCCGATGATGGGCAAGTTGGTGGAAGATTGGGATACCCCGGTGACCAAAACCACCAAGGGTTTAATTGTTGTGCCGGAGGATCATCCCTTGGTTACAGCCAGAAAAGCTCCTCTGGAGGTTTATTTGCGGCAGGCTCGCTCGGTTTGTATGGGTTGTGCCCGCTGCACCGAGATGTGCCCCCGGAATTTATTGGGACATAACTTACAGCCTCACCTGATCATGCGGGCCATGGCCTATGGCAAGGCAGATTCTCAGGCTATTAAATCCTCTTTGCTTTGCTGCGAGTGTGGAGTTTGCGAGTATGCTTGTCCTATGAGATTATCCCCCAGATGGGTGAACACCAGTCTGAAAGGCCAACTTGTGGCAGCAGGTATTCGCTATCAGGGTGACGGCACAGAACCAGAAGCTGCCAAGAGCAGGGATGAGCGAAAGATTCCGGTTAAGCGTCTTATTTCTCGATTGGCTCTTAAGGAATATGACAAACCTGCTCCGGTAAAAGAATTGGCCAATAAGCCTAAGAAGGTAACCATCCTGCTACGGCAACATATTGGTGTTCCCTGCCAACCAGTGGTAGAGGTGGGGGACTTGGTGGAGCGTGGCCAATTAATTGGTGAAATTCCCGAAGGCAAGCTGGGGGCTCGGGTGCATGCCAGCATTGATGGGGTTGTACTTGAGCAAAACGTAGCTCAAGTGGTTATCCAGGCACTAGACTAG
- a CDS encoding BMC domain-containing protein, translating into MRSIGMVEFNSIGRGIEAADFMAKAAQVELTVCNTVCPGKYIVLVSGDVAAVQSSVQAGVERGKETVVDQFILPNVHPSVFPAINCTSGVDSLQALGIIETYTIASLIVAADAAAKAAEVELIEIRTGIGIGGKSFVTLTGDVGAVKAAVESGVASTAESGLLVSQIVIPSPSKLLYPYII; encoded by the coding sequence GTGCGTTCCATAGGTATGGTAGAATTCAACAGCATTGGCCGGGGCATAGAGGCTGCGGATTTTATGGCGAAAGCGGCCCAAGTTGAATTGACAGTTTGTAATACCGTATGCCCCGGTAAGTATATTGTTTTGGTTAGTGGAGACGTAGCAGCGGTACAGAGTTCTGTACAGGCCGGTGTCGAACGGGGTAAGGAAACAGTTGTGGACCAATTTATTCTGCCCAACGTACATCCCTCAGTTTTTCCGGCCATTAACTGCACCAGCGGTGTAGATTCTCTACAGGCCCTGGGCATTATTGAGACCTATACCATCGCCTCCTTGATTGTAGCGGCAGACGCGGCAGCCAAGGCAGCGGAAGTGGAATTAATTGAAATAAGAACGGGTATAGGGATTGGCGGCAAGTCCTTTGTGACTCTGACCGGCGATGTGGGTGCAGTCAAGGCGGCTGTGGAAAGCGGTGTTGCGTCAACCGCGGAAAGTGGATTACTGGTCAGCCAGATCGTAATCCCTTCTCCCAGCAAGCTCTTGTATCCCTATATTATTTAA
- a CDS encoding cupin domain-containing protein: MKELITAAEIKNHALRGKQQLLVGPASIVTPAAKDSARDLGVELVYSLDKPTAEYQQHLTQSVCEPVVESKGTEDLVSLVAQNIGDQSVSPELVGWIVKEVIAALKGTNLPTGPVTEKDKSGLRLVRGETVICEPFSTGNPRDRVFLKDLLPLEDSPNMAAGMMKMENSAFEWELKYDEYDYVIEGELEIIVDGTSYLGKPGDVFFIPKGTKIVFSSPGTVKFLYVTYPANWQDQV; the protein is encoded by the coding sequence ATGAAAGAATTGATAACTGCCGCTGAAATAAAAAATCATGCCCTCAGGGGGAAGCAACAACTTCTGGTTGGGCCGGCTAGTATTGTAACCCCGGCCGCCAAAGATTCAGCCAGAGACCTTGGTGTGGAACTGGTTTATTCGCTGGATAAGCCAACTGCCGAGTACCAACAACATCTCACCCAGTCTGTTTGTGAACCAGTTGTGGAAAGTAAAGGGACGGAAGACTTAGTTTCTTTGGTGGCCCAAAACATAGGGGATCAGTCGGTGAGCCCTGAATTAGTGGGGTGGATCGTCAAAGAAGTCATTGCTGCCTTAAAGGGAACAAATCTCCCTACAGGTCCGGTGACAGAGAAAGATAAGAGCGGTTTACGACTGGTACGGGGCGAAACCGTGATTTGCGAACCCTTTTCTACCGGCAATCCCAGGGATCGTGTGTTTCTGAAAGATTTACTACCCTTGGAAGATAGTCCTAACATGGCAGCTGGCATGATGAAAATGGAAAATTCTGCCTTCGAATGGGAATTAAAATACGATGAGTATGATTACGTTATTGAGGGTGAACTGGAGATTATTGTGGACGGCACAAGCTACCTGGGTAAACCCGGGGACGTTTTCTTTATTCCTAAGGGAACCAAAATTGTGTTTAGTAGCCCTGGTACGGTAAAGTTTCTTTATGTAACCTACCCTGCCAATTGGCAAGATCAGGTATAA
- a CDS encoding acetaldehyde dehydrogenase (acetylating), whose translation MLDFDLSSIQEARDLARKAKEAQKIFAKFSQEEVDRVVKAMVDAALANAEWLARMAVDETKFGVFEDKVTKNRFASEGVYNYIKDMKTVGIINEDKEKRVVEIAAPVGVVMGIIPSTNPTSTTIYKSIISLKSRNAIVFSPHPSASRCIFAAAQIMHKAAVEAGAPAGIIGCLSKNTIAATNELMKHDDIAVILATGGSAMVKAAYSSGKPAYGVGPGNVPCFIEKSADIQYAVRCVMASKTFDNGTICASEQAIVVEECMKDKVVAELKAQGGYFMTPEEISKVAKFLFTPKGMNAALVGKSAKFIAEKVGINIPEGTKVLIGEQTGVGKDYPLGREKLTAVLAFYCEKDWHAACERCIQLLEYEGIGHSLAIHSNNDEIIREFALHKPVFRILVNTPSTLGGIGYTTGIAPALTLGCGTWGGSSTSDNVTPRHLINIKRLAYPIREYEKVSQAEKIVKEECADQVSLEDIAQIVQKVLAQLK comes from the coding sequence ATGCTAGACTTCGACCTCAGTTCGATACAAGAGGCCAGGGATTTGGCCCGTAAGGCTAAAGAAGCTCAAAAAATCTTTGCTAAATTTAGCCAGGAAGAGGTTGACAGAGTTGTTAAAGCCATGGTGGATGCGGCTCTGGCCAATGCAGAATGGCTGGCCAGAATGGCAGTGGACGAAACAAAGTTTGGCGTATTTGAAGATAAAGTAACCAAAAATCGTTTTGCCTCCGAAGGTGTATATAACTACATCAAGGATATGAAGACGGTTGGCATTATTAATGAGGACAAAGAGAAGCGGGTTGTTGAGATTGCCGCTCCTGTGGGTGTGGTCATGGGAATTATACCTTCCACCAACCCAACTTCCACCACCATATATAAATCAATTATCTCCCTGAAGTCCAGAAACGCCATTGTCTTTTCGCCACACCCTTCCGCTTCACGTTGTATTTTTGCGGCTGCCCAAATCATGCACAAAGCCGCGGTGGAGGCAGGGGCACCCGCCGGAATTATTGGTTGTCTATCTAAAAATACCATTGCTGCCACCAATGAATTAATGAAACATGATGACATCGCTGTTATTTTGGCCACGGGCGGTTCTGCTATGGTAAAGGCAGCCTATAGTTCCGGTAAACCGGCCTATGGCGTGGGCCCTGGCAACGTACCTTGTTTTATTGAGAAGTCTGCGGATATTCAATACGCAGTTCGATGCGTCATGGCCAGTAAGACCTTTGACAACGGGACCATTTGTGCTTCGGAACAAGCCATTGTAGTAGAAGAGTGTATGAAAGATAAGGTTGTGGCTGAACTAAAAGCCCAGGGCGGCTATTTCATGACCCCGGAAGAGATTAGTAAAGTAGCCAAGTTTCTATTTACCCCCAAGGGTATGAATGCGGCTTTAGTTGGTAAAAGCGCCAAGTTCATCGCCGAAAAGGTAGGAATTAACATTCCTGAGGGCACTAAAGTATTAATTGGCGAGCAGACAGGTGTGGGCAAAGACTATCCGCTGGGCCGTGAGAAGCTGACTGCTGTGCTAGCCTTTTACTGTGAGAAGGATTGGCACGCTGCCTGTGAACGGTGCATTCAACTTCTTGAATATGAAGGCATTGGTCATAGCCTGGCGATTCATTCTAATAACGATGAAATTATCCGTGAATTTGCTTTACACAAACCTGTATTTAGAATACTTGTCAACACACCCTCTACCCTAGGTGGTATCGGTTATACCACCGGGATAGCACCAGCCCTGACTTTGGGCTGCGGTACTTGGGGCGGCAGCAGTACTTCTGACAATGTAACTCCCAGACACCTGATCAATATTAAACGTCTGGCATATCCCATCCGGGAATATGAAAAGGTGTCCCAGGCGGAAAAGATCGTAAAGGAAGAATGTGCGGATCAAGTTTCACTGGAGGACATCGCCCAAATTGTGCAAAAGGTGCTGGCACAGTTGAAATAG
- a CDS encoding phosphate propanoyltransferase, translating to MTVDKSALINLITKLVLEEIKKSGRSQGKSNASELPKSLTNIDKDKLIPVGISNRHVHLSQEHVEILFGSGAKLTKFKDLSQPGQYACQEMLTLVGPKGVLEKVRVLGPTRKQTQVEVALSDCFKLGIKAPIRDSGDVKGSASLTLVGPQGSITISEGTIIASRHIHMHTSEAAWLSLRDGQRVSVRAHGPRSVTYAEVLVRVSDQFNLEMHVDMDEANAVGLKNGDLVELLG from the coding sequence ATGACAGTGGATAAAAGTGCGCTAATCAATTTAATCACCAAGCTGGTCCTGGAGGAAATAAAAAAATCTGGCCGGAGTCAGGGAAAAAGCAACGCAAGTGAACTTCCAAAGTCTCTGACCAATATTGATAAAGATAAACTAATACCCGTTGGTATTTCCAATCGGCATGTGCATCTTTCTCAGGAACATGTGGAAATTCTTTTTGGCTCTGGTGCCAAATTGACAAAATTCAAAGATTTGTCTCAACCCGGTCAGTATGCTTGTCAAGAGATGTTGACCCTGGTAGGACCTAAGGGAGTGCTGGAAAAGGTAAGGGTATTGGGGCCCACCAGAAAGCAAACCCAGGTGGAGGTAGCCCTTTCGGACTGTTTTAAGCTGGGTATTAAAGCCCCCATCCGAGATTCAGGAGATGTTAAGGGTTCCGCCAGTCTAACCCTAGTGGGGCCGCAGGGTTCCATAACAATTTCAGAGGGAACCATCATTGCCAGTCGCCACATTCATATGCATACCAGTGAAGCGGCTTGGTTAAGCCTGAGAGACGGCCAAAGGGTGTCAGTGCGGGCCCACGGACCTCGCAGTGTCACCTATGCTGAGGTGCTGGTACGGGTCAGTGACCAATTCAACCTGGAGATGCACGTTGACATGGATGAGGCCAATGCTGTGGGCCTGAAAAACGGCGATTTAGTTGAACTACTGGGGTAG
- a CDS encoding cation diffusion facilitator family transporter: protein MAHNSESAIKAALLANGVIALMKLVGAILSGSASMMAEFKHSVGDWANGFFLLIGIRQSQRPIDDRYQFGHGKRLFFWSFVASLGMLFIGGALSIYGGIQKIIHPEHLEYISLNLIIIVVSILFEIYSMTMAIKAIMHEVGEPARGMGMYFKVIPALTKATPATRFIFLEDSAALIGLIIAGLAIILSVVTGNVLFDGMASIIIGVILLLIGLATAKENVAAILGESADPELVQEMGNYVLTLDGVKDVHSVRSMSIGANSYLVELIIEANEQICLFECDKINQKVRDQVGEKYPEFGQVIVSIISDNKVKDWQISRPENI, encoded by the coding sequence GTGGCACATAATAGTGAATCCGCAATTAAAGCAGCCCTGTTGGCAAATGGGGTAATTGCCTTAATGAAGCTGGTGGGAGCAATACTAAGTGGAAGTGCATCGATGATGGCTGAATTTAAACACTCGGTGGGTGATTGGGCTAACGGTTTCTTTCTTTTAATAGGAATACGACAGTCCCAACGACCCATTGATGACCGATACCAGTTTGGGCATGGCAAAAGACTCTTTTTTTGGAGTTTTGTGGCCAGCCTAGGGATGCTTTTTATCGGAGGTGCTCTCTCCATCTATGGCGGCATTCAAAAGATCATTCATCCCGAGCATTTGGAATACATTTCTTTAAACTTGATTATTATTGTAGTTAGTATTTTATTTGAGATTTACTCAATGACTATGGCTATTAAAGCAATCATGCATGAAGTGGGTGAACCCGCCAGGGGCATGGGAATGTATTTTAAGGTTATTCCAGCATTAACTAAAGCCACTCCGGCCACGCGGTTTATTTTTCTTGAAGACTCTGCGGCTTTAATAGGTCTCATTATTGCAGGGTTGGCTATTATTCTCTCCGTTGTAACAGGAAATGTTTTATTTGATGGTATGGCATCTATTATTATTGGAGTTATCCTACTTCTAATAGGACTGGCTACTGCAAAGGAGAATGTCGCTGCAATTTTAGGTGAGTCTGCAGACCCGGAGTTGGTTCAGGAGATGGGAAACTATGTATTGACACTGGATGGTGTTAAGGATGTTCATAGTGTACGTTCTATGTCCATTGGGGCCAACAGTTACTTAGTAGAATTGATTATTGAAGCAAACGAACAAATCTGCCTGTTCGAGTGTGATAAAATTAATCAAAAAGTAAGGGATCAGGTTGGAGAAAAATACCCGGAGTTTGGGCAGGTAATTGTTAGCATCATAAGTGATAATAAAGTAAAGGA